A genomic stretch from Theobroma cacao cultivar B97-61/B2 chromosome 4, Criollo_cocoa_genome_V2, whole genome shotgun sequence includes:
- the LOC18602910 gene encoding stem-specific protein TSJT1 isoform X2 encodes MLGVFSSSIMSPPDELVAAGCRTPSPKITADALVKRFLETNSSAVSMQIGDHAQFAYSHHNESALQPRSFAVKDEIFCLFEGALDNLGSLKQQYGLAKSANEVILVIEAYKALRDRAPYPPNHVVGHLSGSFAFVVFDKSTSTLFVASDQFGKVPLYWGITADGYVAFANNAELLKGACGKSLASFPQGCFFSTAIGELRSYENPKNKITAVPAKEEEIWGATFKVTWEFIRCM; translated from the exons ATGTTGGGAGTGTTTAGCAGTTCGATAATGTCTCCACCGGACGAGCTAGTGGCCGCTGGTTGCCGAACTCCGTCGCCTAAGATAACCGCGGATGCTCTGGTGAAACGGTTCCTTGAGACAAACTCCTCCGCCGTGTCCATGCAGATCGGCGACCATGCCCAATTCGCCTATTCTCACCACAACGAGTCCGCTCTACAGCCCag ATCATTTGCTGTGAAAGATGAAATCTTCTGTTTGTTTGAGGGTGCACTTGACAACTTGGGGAGTTTAAAGCAGCAATATGGACTTGCTAAGTCAGCCAATGAGGTGATATTGGTTATTGAAGCTTACAAGGCTCTTCGTGACAGAGCACCTTACCCTCCCAACCATGTGGTTGGCCATCTAAGCGGGAGCTTCGCTTTCGTTGTCTTTGACAAGTCCACCTCCACCTTGTTTGTGGCTTCT GATCAATTTGGTAAGGTTCCTCTTTACTGGGGAATCACGGCTGACGGATATGTGGCCTTTGCTAATAATGCTGAATTGCTTAAAGGTGCCTGTGGCAAATCTCTTGCTTCTTTCCCTCAAG GTTGTTTCTTCTCCACAGCTATTGGAGAACTAAGGAGCTACGAGAATCCTAAGAACAAGATCACTGCTGTTCCCGCTAAAGAAGAGGAGATATGGGGTGCTACATTTAAG GTTACTTGGGAGTTCATACGTTGTATGTGA
- the LOC18602910 gene encoding stem-specific protein TSJT1 isoform X1, protein MLGVFSSSIMSPPDELVAAGCRTPSPKITADALVKRFLETNSSAVSMQIGDHAQFAYSHHNESALQPRSFAVKDEIFCLFEGALDNLGSLKQQYGLAKSANEVILVIEAYKALRDRAPYPPNHVVGHLSGSFAFVVFDKSTSTLFVASDQFGKVPLYWGITADGYVAFANNAELLKGACGKSLASFPQGCFFSTAIGELRSYENPKNKITAVPAKEEEIWGATFKVEGPAVLAGTE, encoded by the exons ATGTTGGGAGTGTTTAGCAGTTCGATAATGTCTCCACCGGACGAGCTAGTGGCCGCTGGTTGCCGAACTCCGTCGCCTAAGATAACCGCGGATGCTCTGGTGAAACGGTTCCTTGAGACAAACTCCTCCGCCGTGTCCATGCAGATCGGCGACCATGCCCAATTCGCCTATTCTCACCACAACGAGTCCGCTCTACAGCCCag ATCATTTGCTGTGAAAGATGAAATCTTCTGTTTGTTTGAGGGTGCACTTGACAACTTGGGGAGTTTAAAGCAGCAATATGGACTTGCTAAGTCAGCCAATGAGGTGATATTGGTTATTGAAGCTTACAAGGCTCTTCGTGACAGAGCACCTTACCCTCCCAACCATGTGGTTGGCCATCTAAGCGGGAGCTTCGCTTTCGTTGTCTTTGACAAGTCCACCTCCACCTTGTTTGTGGCTTCT GATCAATTTGGTAAGGTTCCTCTTTACTGGGGAATCACGGCTGACGGATATGTGGCCTTTGCTAATAATGCTGAATTGCTTAAAGGTGCCTGTGGCAAATCTCTTGCTTCTTTCCCTCAAG GTTGTTTCTTCTCCACAGCTATTGGAGAACTAAGGAGCTACGAGAATCCTAAGAACAAGATCACTGCTGTTCCCGCTAAAGAAGAGGAGATATGGGGTGCTACATTTAAG GTGGAAGGACCAGCAGTTCTCGCAGGCACAGAGTAG